AAAGTTGATTACGTGCGATAGCTCGTCGATATCGATACCGCGTGCTGCAATATCGGTAGCAACTAAAGCCTTGATTTTTCTGTTCTTAAATCGCTCCAATGCTCCCTGACGGGCATTCTGCGACTTGTTACCATGAATGGCCTCGGCCGTTACGCCGTTCTTATCGAGGATACGAACAACCTTATCGGCGCCGTGTTTAGTACGAGTGAAAATTAGCGCTGAGGTTACATTCTCCCCCGTTAGTAGGTGTAGAAGTAGACCATTTTTGCTACCCTTATCCACATAGTAAAGGGATTGATCGATAATATCGGCGGTTGAAGCCTGAGGTGTAACTTCTACCCGAGCAGGATCGGTAAGTATTGATGAGGCAAGCTTGGTTATGGCCGGTGGCATGGTAGCCGAGAAAAACAGCGTCTGGCGCTCCTTGGGAATTATCGCAATAATGCGTTTAACATCATGAATAAAGCCCATGTCGAGCATGCGATCCGCCTCGTCCAAAACAAAGATATCGATTTGTCGAAGGTTGATAAACTTCTGATTCACCAAGTCGAGCAACCGGCCCGGGGTAGCAATAAGAATATCTACGCCCCGCTTAAGGGCTAAGGTTTGCTGATACTGCGATACGCCGCCAAAAACTACGGTATGTGTAAGGCCTGTGTGTCGTCCGTAGGAGGAAAAACTCTCGCCAATTTGAATAGCCAACTCACGCGTCGGTGTAACAATCAGCGCTTTGATGCGGCTCGGTTCGTTTCGGAGTTTACGCTTCTCGTGAAGGATTTGCAAAATTGGAATAGCAAATGCAGCTGTTTTTCCCGTTCCGGTTTGTGCACAGCCGATAAGGTCTTGGCCTTGAAGTACTATTGGAATTGCTTGTTCTTGAATAGGGGTTGGGATGGTGTAACCTTCAGTAACTAGAGCCCTTTGAATCGGCTCAATAAGATTTAAATTTTTAAAGGACATAGATTGTTATTGTAAAGGCTAGCCCAATTCAAAGAAAGAAGGAACCTTTTAATTAAAATAAACCGCAAAGTAACCTATAAACATCGAGATAAGCACATTTGTTTGACAGATATTTTACAAACACACCTCTTCAACGGATAAAAGAGCCCCATAGCCACGCATATAATACACAGATTTACACCTCTATTAAGAAAAGCGGCTACCCCTGCTCCAAACTATCAATTAGTTGCCGTACCTGCTCCAGCTTCTCCACCGGAAGCTTATGCAGCTGGCCCGCAATGTTTGCTTGCAGCTCGGTTCGCCTGAGCAACCTCAGCGGATGAGCTTCCGGCAAATCATCGGCCGAGCCATCAACAGTAAGCAGATCGTTGGGAGTGCAGTAAAAGGCCTTGCACAGGCGCTCCATAAGCTCGAAACTGATGCGCTGCTGATCAATACGCACAAGGCGGCCGATGGTATGGTAAGGAAAACCGTGCTTGGTAAGGTAGCGCGAGAGACTTTCGATGCCCTTCTCTTTGCAAATGCGTGGTAGTAGATAAAACGGTCGAAGTTGTGCCACCCATTTCGGTTCAAGTTGTGCCAGGCGTTTCGGTCGAAGTTGTGCCACTTTTTTAGGTGCATTTAGGCTATTGTTTCGGTCGAAGTTGCGCCACCCGTTTCGACGCAAATTGCGCCATTGAGCCATTGAAAGGAATGATTTCTATCTTATCGCTGAAACTTAAATCAGGGATATGGCCGCAAAGAAGATAGATATCATGGATGTACGACAATTAATTCAGTTAAAAATCAAAGGAGAAAGCAACCGCAGCTGTTCTTCAAGTTTAGCCATACACCGCAATACGGTAAATTA
This genomic interval from Williamwhitmania taraxaci contains the following:
- a CDS encoding DEAD/DEAH box helicase, which gives rise to MSFKNLNLIEPIQRALVTEGYTIPTPIQEQAIPIVLQGQDLIGCAQTGTGKTAAFAIPILQILHEKRKLRNEPSRIKALIVTPTRELAIQIGESFSSYGRHTGLTHTVVFGGVSQYQQTLALKRGVDILIATPGRLLDLVNQKFINLRQIDIFVLDEADRMLDMGFIHDVKRIIAIIPKERQTLFFSATMPPAITKLASSILTDPARVEVTPQASTADIIDQSLYYVDKGSKNGLLLHLLTGENVTSALIFTRTKHGADKVVRILDKNGVTAEAIHGNKSQNARQGALERFKNRKIKALVATDIAARGIDIDELSHVINFELPNVPETYVHRIGRTGRAGHEGQAISFCDAEERAFLKDIEKLIGKSIPVVKDHPYASSSPAPAAAFARGGFRGIGKPRAGEERRSSPDERRRGHQDGRGPSRSSRPDDRGSERRSSNR
- a CDS encoding helix-turn-helix domain-containing protein, with the protein product MAQWRNLRRNGWRNFDRNNSLNAPKKVAQLRPKRLAQLEPKWVAQLRPFYLLPRICKEKGIESLSRYLTKHGFPYHTIGRLVRIDQQRISFELMERLCKAFYCTPNDLLTVDGSADDLPEAHPLRLLRRTELQANIAGQLHKLPVEKLEQVRQLIDSLEQG